In one window of Verrucomicrobiota bacterium DNA:
- the mqnC gene encoding cyclic dehypoxanthinyl futalosine synthase, which translates to MMDSGLLDDLMQRVWDGQRITSAEALTLFGLPLEAIGRLAERRRQLAKANAYQGRGNEIITYIVDRNINYTNVCNVYCKFCAFYRTEKARDAYVITHAEMDAKIEETVALGGTQILLQGGHHPSLSLQWYLDLLSHMKSKFPQVNIHGFSPSEFIHFQQVFNRPVEEILQQFKAAGLGSIPGGGAEILVDRVRQLVSPLKAMTDQWLSVMDQAHRLGLNSSATMMFGHVETVAERIEHLDRLRGQQDKTKGFTAFIGWTFQSENTKLKAPMVGAHDYLRTLALSRIYLDNFDNVQSSWVTQGPDIGQVALKYGANDLGSTMIEENVVSQAGASFRMTVADMRRLITELGYEPRQRDNWYRLLT; encoded by the coding sequence ATGATGGATAGCGGCTTATTGGATGATCTGATGCAGCGAGTGTGGGACGGCCAGCGCATAACCAGCGCCGAGGCCCTCACGCTTTTTGGGCTGCCGTTGGAGGCGATTGGCCGGCTGGCGGAGCGCCGCCGGCAATTGGCCAAGGCCAACGCGTATCAAGGGCGTGGCAATGAGATCATCACGTACATCGTGGATCGGAACATCAATTACACCAATGTCTGCAACGTCTATTGCAAGTTTTGCGCTTTTTATCGCACTGAAAAAGCGCGGGACGCGTATGTGATCACCCACGCAGAGATGGATGCCAAGATCGAGGAAACGGTGGCGTTGGGCGGCACGCAAATCCTGCTGCAAGGCGGCCATCATCCCTCGTTGTCGCTGCAATGGTACCTGGATTTGCTCTCGCACATGAAGAGCAAGTTTCCCCAGGTAAATATTCACGGCTTCAGCCCTAGTGAATTTATCCATTTTCAACAAGTTTTTAACCGCCCGGTTGAGGAAATATTGCAGCAGTTCAAAGCGGCGGGTTTGGGGTCCATCCCCGGTGGCGGGGCGGAGATACTGGTGGATCGGGTGCGGCAGCTCGTCTCGCCTTTGAAAGCCATGACCGATCAATGGTTGTCCGTGATGGATCAAGCGCACCGGTTGGGCTTGAACAGTTCCGCCACGATGATGTTCGGGCATGTGGAAACGGTGGCGGAGCGCATTGAACATCTGGATCGGCTCCGCGGGCAGCAAGACAAAACCAAAGGCTTTACTGCTTTCATTGGCTGGACGTTTCAATCGGAGAACACCAAACTCAAAGCGCCGATGGTGGGGGCGCACGATTATTTGCGCACCCTGGCTCTGAGCCGTATTTATCTGGATAACTTTGACAACGTGCAGAGTTCCTGGGTGACGCAGGGGCCGGACATTGGCCAGGTGGCGCTGAAGTATGGAGCCAATGATCTGGGCAGCACAATGATTGAGGAAAATGTGGTCAGCCAGGCAGGTGCCAGCTTTCGTATGACGGTGGCCGATATGCGACGTTTGATCACCGAGTTGGGTTATGAGCCGCGGCAGCGGGATAACTGGTACCGGCTGCTGACCTGA
- the nadC gene encoding carboxylating nicotinate-nucleotide diphosphorylase, whose protein sequence is MNPNAIEEAKRIVAIACQEDVGSGDVTTLATIPTSARARAFVVAREPLVVAGLPVAAMAFRKVSAKAMVKILVAEGKSVRAGERLLEVAGPARALLTAERVALNLVQRLSGVATVTARYVSAVNGTGAKILDTRKTIPGLRHLQKYAVTCGGGVNHRIGLYDLVLIKDNHLAALRDAAPNAVAAAVARARARYPKLKVEVEADTLAQVQQAVEAGADIILLDNMPPAMLRRAVGLVGGRAKTEASGGVNLKTVRAIARTGVDYISVGALTHSAPAVDIALDFC, encoded by the coding sequence ATGAATCCGAACGCAATCGAGGAGGCGAAGCGGATTGTCGCGATTGCCTGCCAGGAAGATGTTGGCAGCGGGGATGTAACCACGTTGGCGACCATCCCAACTTCAGCGCGTGCCCGGGCGTTTGTGGTGGCCCGGGAACCGCTGGTGGTGGCTGGTCTGCCGGTTGCGGCGATGGCTTTCCGGAAGGTGTCTGCGAAGGCCATGGTGAAAATTCTGGTTGCTGAAGGCAAATCCGTGAGGGCAGGGGAACGGTTGCTGGAAGTGGCCGGTCCTGCCCGCGCTCTATTGACCGCTGAGCGGGTGGCGCTGAATCTGGTACAGCGATTGAGCGGCGTGGCCACCGTTACTGCGCGCTACGTGTCGGCGGTAAACGGCACTGGCGCAAAAATATTGGATACCCGCAAAACCATTCCTGGCTTGCGACACTTGCAGAAATACGCAGTAACGTGTGGGGGGGGAGTGAATCACCGCATCGGGTTGTATGATCTGGTGCTCATCAAGGATAACCATTTGGCCGCCTTGCGCGATGCCGCGCCCAACGCGGTGGCAGCGGCGGTGGCGCGCGCCCGCGCGCGGTATCCAAAGTTGAAAGTGGAAGTGGAAGCGGACACGTTGGCGCAGGTGCAACAGGCTGTGGAGGCTGGGGCGGACATTATCCTGCTGGATAATATGCCGCCAGCCATGCTGCGGCGTGCGGTGGGATTGGTCGGTGGTCGCGCCAAAACCGAGGCCAGTGGCGGCGTGAATTTGAAAACCGTCAGGGCCATTGCCCGTACTGGTGTGGATTACATTTCCGTGGGTGCCTTGACCCACTCCGCTCCAGCCGTGGATATTGCGCTCGATTTTTGTTAA
- a CDS encoding 2Fe-2S iron-sulfur cluster-binding protein, whose amino-acid sequence MPKVTVLPANVSAEVEPGTLLLKAGEKAGVEMEAGCFNCACGTCAVEIVRGMANLEPPTPEELEVLDQWNRDPEQCRLTCCVKIRQGEVVLKQH is encoded by the coding sequence ATGCCAAAAGTGACTGTGTTACCCGCGAATGTCTCCGCTGAGGTGGAGCCGGGCACCTTATTGCTGAAAGCCGGTGAAAAGGCCGGCGTGGAAATGGAGGCTGGCTGCTTTAATTGTGCCTGCGGAACCTGCGCGGTGGAGATCGTTCGTGGCATGGCTAATCTGGAGCCGCCGACACCTGAGGAATTGGAGGTGCTGGATCAATGGAATCGCGATCCGGAACAGTGCCGCCTGACGTGTTGTGTCAAGATTCGGCAGGGAGAAGTGGTACTTAAGCAACATTGA